Proteins encoded by one window of Sardina pilchardus chromosome 7, fSarPil1.1, whole genome shotgun sequence:
- the aar2 gene encoding protein AAR2 homolog, translated as MAGVDMDPEVARGLFEEGATLVLLDVPEGTELGIDYKSWQVGPRFRGIKMIPPGLHFLHYSSSNPKSMGGEIGPKMGLFLSLKPRELILAHWDRKEEDLDFSASQNVEEVERVKAGLRELDPFLGPYPYDTLRKWVSLTDRITQEVAEALQPLNGRVCAFSDVVPELQLTHTRDRAEQNLPRNDTACQNMKEGLDRLPRMKQREGTELRFSHIPQKMYPPGATPAQITQCSMDLSYALNCLLEQHYPQQPLSVLGELQFAFVCFLLGNVYDAFEHWKSLLSILCRSEETMRTHKELFLGLISMLYHQLGEIPPDFFVDIVSQNNFLTTTLQDFFQFATGPGMDSTLRKRAEKFKVHLTKKFRWDFEADLDDCAPVVVELPEGVTLD; from the exons ATGGCTGGAGTGGACATGGATCCGGAGGTAGCACGGGGGTTGTTTGAAGAGGGAGCTACACTTGTCCTGCTTGACGTGCCTGAAGGAACGGAGTTGGGTATCGACTACAAAAGTTGGCAGGTTGGCCCTCGCTTCCGTGGCATAAAGATGATTCCTCCAGGGCTTCACTTTCTCCATTACAGCTCCTCAAATCCCAAGAGCATGGGCGGTGAAATAGGTCCCAAGATGGGTCTCTTCCTTTCCCTGAAGCCACGGGAGCTTATTCTGGCCCACTGGGACAGAAAGGAGGAAGATTTGGACTTTTCTGCTTCTCAGAATGTGGAGGAAGTGGAGCGCGTAAAAGCAGGGCTTCGGGAACTTGACCCTTTCCTGGGACCGTATCCATACGACACTTTGCGCAAGTGGGTGTCCCTGACGGACCGCATCACCCAGGAGGTCGCGGAAGCGCTGCAGCCCTTGAACGGCCGCGTGTGCGCCTTTAGCGACGTGGTGCCCGAGTTGCAGTTGACCCACACTCGAGACCGCGCCGAGCAGAACCTGCCCCGCAACGACACCGCTTGTCAGAACATGAAAGAAGGGTTGGACAGGCTGCCCCGTATGAAACAGAGGGAGGGTACCGAACTGCGCTTCTCTCACATACCCCAGAAAATGTACCCTCCCGGGGCAACGCCTGCTCAGATCACCCAGTGTAGCATGGATCTCAGCTACGCCCTCAACTGTCTTCTGGAGCAGCACTACCCTCAGCAGCCGCTTAGCGTACTAG GTGAGCTGCAGTTTGCTTTCGTGTGCTTCCTCCTCGGGAATGTGTATGACGCGTTCGAGCACTGGAAGAGTCTGCTGTCGATTCTGTGCCGTTCCGAGGAGACCATGCGCACGCACAAGGAGCTGTTCCTGGGTCTCATCAGCATGCTGTACCACCAGCTCGGAGAGATCCCGCCGGACTTCTTTGTGGACATTGTCTCCCAGAATAATTTCCTCACCACCACCCTGCAG GACTTTTTCCAGTTCGCCACTGGGCCCGGGATGGACAGCACGCTTCGGAAGAGGGCGGAGAAGTTCAAAGTTCATCTGACCAAGAAGTTCCGCTGGGACTTTGAGGCTGACCTTGACGACTGCGCCCCAGTGGTGGTCGAGCTCCCTGAGGGAGTCACTCTAgactga